A region of the Chloroflexota bacterium genome:
GCTTCTCCTACTGGTAGGCGGGCTCCTGTTCATTTCTTTGACATTGGTGACATTTGTGGCCGACGCCGCGCAAAAGGGGGTTGTTTCTCTGAGTCCGAGTACCAGCACCTGGTGGGATTTTACACCCACAGGGTGGGTCACTTCCGTGCCGTTGACGGCGGCGATTTCGGTAAACGACTCTCTGGGACTGGATCCCGGTACGGCGGAATACCGCATTTCCACAGACGGTGGAATGTCATGGACCACATGGGGTAACGCGAACCTCACTTATTACAGTCCCATTTCGGTGGCCATGCGCATCACAGTCACCAACCTGATGTTGCCTGACTCGGCGAGCGATAACATTATCGCGTTCCGTGTCAATGATTTGCTCGGGGGAACGGACTCCACGACTCGCACGATTATGGTGGATGCTCGTGGTCCCACAACCACTATCAGTGTCCCTGCCTATGCGGGCCCGGCCTGGGACCGACTGATTCGCGGTACTGCCAGCGACACGACGAACGCTGTGCAGCGCGTGGAAATCACCGTCCAACGGGCCTCGGACCATTCTTATCTCAACGCCGCGGGTGGTTGGAGTGTAATCCAAACGTGGCTCACGGCGACGGGTACCACCATGTGGCAGTACTCCTTGGCTGGTGTCCTACTGGAGACGGGGTCTCACACGGTAACTGCCCGGGCTTTTGACACCTTGGGCAACGAGCAATCGCCACACACAACGGCTGTTTTTGTGTACGACATCTTGCCTCCTGAAACTGTTGTTTCGACGTGCGTCATTTCCCCATACTATGGCCCCAACTCGTGGCCTGGCCAGGTGCATGGATACGCGCAGGATGCCTCAGGCGTTGTAGCGGTGAATCTCACTTTGCAGCGTCAAGACAACGGCACTTATTACAATGGCCTAGGCGGCTGGTCAGGCACAGTCGTCACGCTGTCTGCAGACCTGGTTAACCCCGGCGGCTCCTATACCGATTGGTCCTACCCTTTCGCGCCAACCGAGGATGTGACGCTCACTGTCAGGGCATCGGCTGTGGACTTGGCAGGCAATCGGCAGGAACCTCTTGCAAGTTGTGCCTTTGTGTACGATGCGACGTCTCCCAGTGCCCCAACAAATATCACTGTATATCCTGATACCTGGACGCGGATCAATAGTTTCGAAATATTCTGGCAGAACCCTGCTGATCCGTCAGGTATTGTAGGTGCGTATTATAAGATCGGTGCTCCCCCAGAGGCATCGAGCGATTATACTGGCTTCAGCTCAGGCGCTGATATTTCGGCGATCGCAGGCATCACTGTGACGGGCGAGGGCAAACATAATGTCTACCTGTGGCTTGAGGATGGCGCCGGCAACAGTGACTATCGCCTACCTCATCGCGCTGAAGTGATAGATGCCTTCAAGCTGGACACCACGCCCCCAGCGACCTCGATCATCACAGAGGGCACTTCAGTCCAGAACGGTTGGTGGCATCCCCCGGTCATACTCCGCCTGTTCCCCAATGATGAGAAAGTTGGTATCAATGCGACATCTGGGGTTAGCGCGACTTTCCACCAGATCGGTGCGGGTTCCTGGATTTCGGGCACGGAAGTCACGGTGACGACGCAGTGTACTACCACAGTCTCGTACTATTCGGTTGATCGAGCCGGCAACGAGGAGTTACCTCACAGCATCCACGTGAAGATAGACAGTGTGCCGCCCACGACGACAATAGGGGTCATCACGGGCACCATTGGCTGCCTGGATTGGTATACAGGACCGGTTCAAGCCCTATTGAGTGTGTTTGACGAGTGTTCAGGGGTAGATATCACGCGCTACAGGATCGAAACCGACGGACTCTGGCGACAAGGCACGCTCATGTCTATTGAGAACGATGGAGTCTTCACCCCCACCTTTTATTCCACTGATCTGGCGGGCAATGCTGAGAGCGTAGTGACAGCAACAACGCCGATTAAGATTGACACTCGTGCCCCATGGACGACGGTTGCGATCACAGGCCCAGGCAGTGTGCCGGGTTGGTTTACCGGCTCGGTAACGGCTACCCTGACAGTTACAGATGGCTTTCCACTGTGGGCTGTTTCGGGAGTGAAGCGGACCGAATACAACCGGAACAATACGGGCTGGGTTACGTGGACCGGCGGTCCTGTTCAGATCAGTGGGGAGGGGCGACACAGTTTCGCCTACCGCTCTGTGGACAACGCATGTAACATCTCGCCGACGGCGGTGATCACCGTGAACATTGACCAGACGCCTCCCAGCCGCTTCCCAGTGCTGCCACAGGTTCAGCCTTCGGATTGGACGCGTACGAATGCCTTTACCATCAGTTGGACACAAAATCCGGTAGACGCGCTCTCTGGTTTCGGCGGGGTGCGGTATGTTCTGGATGTGCCCCCGCAGTCGGCGTATGTAGGGACGCTGATTACAGGCACTAATCTGAGTGCTATCGGGCCGATCACTGTCCCGAGCGAGGGTGCTCATACACTGTATATATGGCCACAGGATGTGGCGGGCAATGCGCAGGCGGGTTACGATATATTATCCCTCAAGTACGATGCCACGCCCCCTACTACCACACCGGTTATCAGTGGCACTCGGTGCGTGGGGAGCCAGTGGTACAAACCGCCAGTAGTTGTTACCCTGACCGCAGTGGATGCCCTGCCCGGTTCGACGATGAACGGAGGCCTGATTGCTTGGAACGATATTCTCGAAGGCATGCCAACGGGATGGATCACAGAGACTTACCCCTCTGGCGGTAAGGTCATCACCCTGACGGCAAGTGGGCGACACTATCTGGACTATCGGGCAGTGGACAGAGCTGGAAATGTGGAAAGTGCGGGGCGAGCCACGATCTGGATAGATGGTGTGGCACCTAATGTACCTACTATCGTTGGGGTTAACCCGGTCACTTGGACTGCAAATAATAATTTCACCATTTCCTATCTGGCCAGCGATCCAGCGCCGGGCTCTGGTATCAAGCAGGCATATTACAAGGTGGGGACGGCGCCGGTATCACCAGGTGATTACGATGGCTACCAAGCAGCGGCGGGGTTTCCTTATATGATTGAGAACGTTCACATCCCATCTGAGGGCCGCTGGACGGTGTACGTGTGGCTGGAGGATGTGGCCTGCAACGCTGATTACACTCGATACGCCACGGCAACGCTTTATTACGACGCGACTGGGCCCACAATGACGGTCAGTTACACCGGTACGTCAGGGCTAAATGGCTGGCATGTTTCATTGCCCCTGACCATTACTATCTCCGGCGTTGACACAGCCTCTGGCTGGGACCCTGCCAGTCTGCGGTACCGGTACCAGGGATGTGACGGCGATTGGTCGGCCTGGATTACCGGTACCAGTTTCCCTATCACCTGTGAGGGGGTGATCTCCTTTGAATACAGTTCTAAAGATGTGGCTGGCAACTGGGTGACCGCAACGAATGCAGTAAAAATAGATACCACTGCCCCAACCCCCTGGGTTGAGGTGGGCCTGCGCCAGACCGCAAGTTCATTTCCGGTGACCTGGGGGGCCACCGATGTGGGAGGATCAGGATTGGCAATAACGGAGACCTACGACGTGCAGTGGCGGCGTGGGACAGACGGCTCTTGGCAGGACTGGCAGGTGGGAGTGACGGCCACCTCGGCACAGTTCAGCGGCGCGATTCCGGGCTGGACGTATTACTTCCGCGCTCGAGCCCGTGATCAGGCCGGGAACGCGCGGGATTGGGCAGATGTGTACACCGCATACACGTTTGTGGACGTCGGCATCATCCAGAACCCGGGTTTCGAAAGCGGCCTTACGGGGTGGACGACGGGCGGCGAACTAGGAGTGAGCATTGTCCAGACAGACTGGTGCGGACAGGGTCAGACGAAAGCCGTTCGTCTGGGCAACCCCGACTACCCCAACGATGAGGTGCCCGTAGCGCAAGCCGTGGTATCCCAGTGGATTAATGTGCCTCCTGCCAACCAGATTCCTAATCCTGGATTGCTGTTTGGGTACCATATTCGAACCTATGATTTCGTGTGGGGTTGTTGGTTGGATTTATACTACGACTCTTTCGAAGTCCATGTACAAACCCAAGATGGAAAAGACCACTGGCTTTTCTGGGATGGTAATTGGGAGCGTTGCCGCTTGCGCCTGTTCACAGACCTCGGTTGTCGGCAGGGCTTTGTAGATCTTACCCCATTTAGCGGCCAAAGAGTCCTCCTGCAATTCTCCGTGCGTAACAGTTCGGGCACGCCATATCCGCCTTCGGGGCCTGTCGTATTTGAAGGAACTGACTGGTATAACACATGGGCCGAGGTTGACGATTTGCAAATCGTGAATCTCGAGGCTAAAATTAGGTTGCCAGTGATACGTCGCGGCATTTGCGCTGGGCCTCCAAGTTGCGGCTTTGGCTGGAGTTCACTTGATCTCGCCGGCCCCAGCAGATAGCCTATTCGAGCGCCCATCCTGTAACGGCACCGTTGGCATTCACTGGCATCCTGTGTGGGAGGAGAGCCCATGTACGGCGATGCTCAACCCGGACCCGATGAGGAAGAGGTCAGAAACGAAGACGAAGTAACGGCCTCGAGCCCACCACTTGATGCGGAAACCCTGTATGTTCAGGGCATGGCCCATTACCGCAGCCGCGAGTGGGAACAGGCACGGGAGTGTTTCTTGCGGCTGAAAGAGATAGACCCCACACGGCGAGGCGTTGACGCTCTCCTCAATGAAGTGGACATTTTCATTCAACTGGAGAGGGTCCAACCTGATCGTCGCAAGCCTTCAGCAGAGCCTGCTGAGGTACCCGAAGCGTATGCTGTCCCCGAAGAAGAGGCGGTTCCTCGTGATTCCGGTATTCCAATGTGGCTGGTGGTCGCCCTGGTAGTAGTGGCGCTCGCTGTAGCAGTGATGACGCTGATCTATGTCGGTGTGATACCCATCGGCGGCAGTGATGTACCCAGTTATATTAACCAGGGACGTGCCTTTTTCATCGTCGAGAACTACGAGGAGGCTATCAAGAACTTCAACAAAGCCTTGGAACTCGATCCCAACAATGCCGATGCCAAATTATGGCTGCAAAAAGCGCAGCAGCGCCTCCAGGTGAAGGAACTCTATAACGAGGCCAAAGCGCTGGTTAATCAGAACCGCTGCGATTTGGCGATTGACAAACTGGAAGCCCTCATGAAGTTGGACCCATCGTACAGGGACGCTGGCAACCTCCTGACCCAGTGCCGCCGTTATCAGGAATTAGACGGACTCTATGAGGAGGCGATGGGCTACTATAACGCCGGCGAGTGGGGCAAAGCGGCGGGCGTATTTGAGGTCATACAGGACAAGGATGCCTCTTATCGCCAGACGGATATCAAGAGCAAGTTGTTTGATTGTTACTTGAACGATGGCAAACAGCGAATCGCCAATGCGAACGATTCGCTGGATATCATTCGCCAAGCAATACAGAGTTTTGACAACGCTCTGAATCTATTCCCTGATAGCACCGCCGTGCAGGAAGAGAAGCGTTTGGCGAGTCTTTACCGAGAGGGATATCTTGCTTACAGCCAGGCCAATTGGCCCCAGGCGACTGCCAGTCTATCCACAATTTACCATGTACGCCCGGACTATGCGGGAGGACGCATTGCCCAATTACTGTGCGAGTCCTACATGAAACTTGGGGGCGCTTACCAAGCGGCCGGGGAGTTGCAACAGGCCTTAGACCAGTATAGGGCTGTCCTGTCCATGCCCGAGTGTGAACAAGCCGAAGCGCGGGTGAAAGAACGTGAGGTTTTCTTGCTGCTCTTCCCACCTACAGCGACACCACGGCCTACTTCCACACCAACGCGCACGCCAACAGCCACGCCAACGTCCACCGTGACGCTGACGCCTACCCTTGAGCCCACTGCCACACCCAAGCCCCCAGGACCAGGTCCTAAACCATCGCCAACACCTCGGTGAGCAGTTCGATGAGATTTCAAACGGGGATCAGAAAACGCATTGGCGTTCGAGCGGCACAATTGGCCCTGGCTGTGGGTCTATTCTTGATCCCGCTTTTGGCGTTGCCATTCGCTATTAGCGAGGCACATAGGGGTCATTGGGAGCAGCTGGGCCTGTCAAAAAGTCTGGTGCGGCAGATAGTGGTGGCCAGTGGAGTTATGCCCACCATTTACGCTGTGGCCGAGGGGCAGGGGGTCTTCCGCAGCACTGACAACGGGATGACCTGGACACCGGTCAACAGCGGGCTACCCGCCGACTACATGGGCCGGCTCGGGGTGCAGTGTATCGCTGTTGACCCCCACAACCCTCAGGTTCTATTTGTCGGGCTCGATACCGTGGGGCGCAACATTTCGAGCCTCTCTGCCAGTCTCTATCGGAGTACCGATGGGGGGATGTCGTGGCAGGGCCTGGGCCGTGACTTGGGCGGCGAGGAGGTGCGAGCCATCGGGATTGCTCCGCCGATGGCTACTATTACTACTACGTGGGTATATGCGGCCGTGGGAGCAGGCCTTTATGTCAGCGCGGATAGCGGTAACTCGTGGACGCGGTTGGACTGGCGAGGTGGTGAAGTGAGGATTCCCATCACCACTATTTTGGTGGCCCCGGGCAATGTGCAAGTGGTCTACGTAGGAACCGCTGGCGGTGGTGTGTATAAGTCCGTGGATGGGGGCCTGACTTGGACGGCAGCAAATAAAGGCATTGAGACCGCTCACGTCTTGGCGTTGGCAATGTCGCCGGGTACAGGTGACATTTTGTACGCCGGGACGACGCTGGGTCTGTTTAGCAGCACCGATGAAGGTGCCTCGTGGCAACGGCAGGGAGAGCGTCTGGGCGAACAGGCGGTTTACGCTGTCGCGGTCCATCCCCTGGATGAGAAAATCGTGTACATTGGACTAGATGGTAGTGGTGTGCTGTGTTCCACTGATGGTGGGCACACATGGGCGCCAGCAAAACGTGGTTTGGGACATGCTCGTGTTTTCGCCTTGACAATAGATCCGTTGCTACCCTCTGCGATTTACGCAGGGACGCGGGATGGCGTGTGGTGCTACGTAGGCACAGAATGAACCAGTTTGTCCAAGGTAAACGTTGTTGTGAGTAGTACGAGCCCGCCGTGTGCGGGCTTCTTGCGCTCTCCGGCGAGATCGGCGATCGGGATGTTTCTACTTGCCCTTTCATCACTTCGCTCTGGCGGTTAACGTTGAAACGGTGCGCTGATGTATCTCAGGGATGACCCTGCTCGAGAATATGAGGAGTTCATCTACCGCAACGAGCGGCTGTTCGGCACGTTGTTGCGTTGGGTGCTGCTCGCTGTGGGTTTAATAGGGACTCGGTTTCTCCAGACTTTCCGCTACCACAGTTTTCTGGCGTTAGGATGCCTTGTGTATCTCATCGCCACGGTCATTCTCACCTATGTATTTGTGGTGGAGAAGGAACTAGTCCAGCGGGCCAGTCGCAATTTCTACTTGGGGATTTATGTGCTGGACATTGCTTTTGTCAGTTTAGTTATTTATTTCAGTGGCGGAGTTTCCAGCGAGGCGTTTTTGATGTATGGCTTGCTGGCCATTAAGGGGGCGCTCTACTATCCCGCCTGGCATAGCGCTGTGCTCATCTCCCTGTTCCTTGCCCCGCTGTATGTGCTGGTACTTTACCTTGCTGCAGGTAGCGTGTATTTCCTTACCGATACAGATTTCTGGCTGCGTTATGCCCTGCTCTTTGCAGGTGTCCTGGGGGGCATTTATCTGGGTTGGGTTCTGGAGGAGCGCCAATCGTATATCAACACTCTGGATCGAGAGTTGGATCTGAAAAGCATCGACCTGGATCGCAAGGCGCGAGTGTTGCAGA
Encoded here:
- a CDS encoding fibronectin type III domain-containing protein; protein product: MTESRSENRMWYILSRWGLLLLVGGLLFISLTLVTFVADAAQKGVVSLSPSTSTWWDFTPTGWVTSVPLTAAISVNDSLGLDPGTAEYRISTDGGMSWTTWGNANLTYYSPISVAMRITVTNLMLPDSASDNIIAFRVNDLLGGTDSTTRTIMVDARGPTTTISVPAYAGPAWDRLIRGTASDTTNAVQRVEITVQRASDHSYLNAAGGWSVIQTWLTATGTTMWQYSLAGVLLETGSHTVTARAFDTLGNEQSPHTTAVFVYDILPPETVVSTCVISPYYGPNSWPGQVHGYAQDASGVVAVNLTLQRQDNGTYYNGLGGWSGTVVTLSADLVNPGGSYTDWSYPFAPTEDVTLTVRASAVDLAGNRQEPLASCAFVYDATSPSAPTNITVYPDTWTRINSFEIFWQNPADPSGIVGAYYKIGAPPEASSDYTGFSSGADISAIAGITVTGEGKHNVYLWLEDGAGNSDYRLPHRAEVIDAFKLDTTPPATSIITEGTSVQNGWWHPPVILRLFPNDEKVGINATSGVSATFHQIGAGSWISGTEVTVTTQCTTTVSYYSVDRAGNEELPHSIHVKIDSVPPTTTIGVITGTIGCLDWYTGPVQALLSVFDECSGVDITRYRIETDGLWRQGTLMSIENDGVFTPTFYSTDLAGNAESVVTATTPIKIDTRAPWTTVAITGPGSVPGWFTGSVTATLTVTDGFPLWAVSGVKRTEYNRNNTGWVTWTGGPVQISGEGRHSFAYRSVDNACNISPTAVITVNIDQTPPSRFPVLPQVQPSDWTRTNAFTISWTQNPVDALSGFGGVRYVLDVPPQSAYVGTLITGTNLSAIGPITVPSEGAHTLYIWPQDVAGNAQAGYDILSLKYDATPPTTTPVISGTRCVGSQWYKPPVVVTLTAVDALPGSTMNGGLIAWNDILEGMPTGWITETYPSGGKVITLTASGRHYLDYRAVDRAGNVESAGRATIWIDGVAPNVPTIVGVNPVTWTANNNFTISYLASDPAPGSGIKQAYYKVGTAPVSPGDYDGYQAAAGFPYMIENVHIPSEGRWTVYVWLEDVACNADYTRYATATLYYDATGPTMTVSYTGTSGLNGWHVSLPLTITISGVDTASGWDPASLRYRYQGCDGDWSAWITGTSFPITCEGVISFEYSSKDVAGNWVTATNAVKIDTTAPTPWVEVGLRQTASSFPVTWGATDVGGSGLAITETYDVQWRRGTDGSWQDWQVGVTATSAQFSGAIPGWTYYFRARARDQAGNARDWADVYTAYTFVDVGIIQNPGFESGLTGWTTGGELGVSIVQTDWCGQGQTKAVRLGNPDYPNDEVPVAQAVVSQWINVPPANQIPNPGLLFGYHIRTYDFVWGCWLDLYYDSFEVHVQTQDGKDHWLFWDGNWERCRLRLFTDLGCRQGFVDLTPFSGQRVLLQFSVRNSSGTPYPPSGPVVFEGTDWYNTWAEVDDLQIVNLEAKIRLPVIRRGICAGPPSCGFGWSSLDLAGPSR
- a CDS encoding tetratricopeptide repeat protein → MYGDAQPGPDEEEVRNEDEVTASSPPLDAETLYVQGMAHYRSREWEQARECFLRLKEIDPTRRGVDALLNEVDIFIQLERVQPDRRKPSAEPAEVPEAYAVPEEEAVPRDSGIPMWLVVALVVVALAVAVMTLIYVGVIPIGGSDVPSYINQGRAFFIVENYEEAIKNFNKALELDPNNADAKLWLQKAQQRLQVKELYNEAKALVNQNRCDLAIDKLEALMKLDPSYRDAGNLLTQCRRYQELDGLYEEAMGYYNAGEWGKAAGVFEVIQDKDASYRQTDIKSKLFDCYLNDGKQRIANANDSLDIIRQAIQSFDNALNLFPDSTAVQEEKRLASLYREGYLAYSQANWPQATASLSTIYHVRPDYAGGRIAQLLCESYMKLGGAYQAAGELQQALDQYRAVLSMPECEQAEARVKEREVFLLLFPPTATPRPTSTPTRTPTATPTSTVTLTPTLEPTATPKPPGPGPKPSPTPR